One genomic window of Eggerthella timonensis includes the following:
- a CDS encoding ACP S-malonyltransferase, whose translation MNDEKGLRNPVGAGAPVFLCSGQGSQKPGMGADLMGVPEVRATFACASDVLGFDVADLVLNAEPEKLNDTRNAQPALCALSVAVARALMARGVEPAAVLGFSLGQVSALAVSGMLADEATFALVKARSELMAEAAAAHPGAMSALLKADEDAVQTLCDECAEGDVLVPANFNCPGQIVVAGTPEAVERAEEAWAAAGKRSSRLATSGAFHSPLMASAAEGMAAYLENVEFSEPRVPLICNVTAAPLSAVDARESLVRHLTSPVRFDASVVALAAAGADTFVEVGFGGVLANLVKRIDKTATRACVQDRASFDVLLAAQAAPDSE comes from the coding sequence ATGAACGACGAAAAGGGGCTTCGGAATCCTGTGGGCGCGGGCGCGCCCGTCTTCCTGTGCTCGGGCCAGGGCTCGCAGAAGCCCGGCATGGGCGCCGACCTCATGGGCGTGCCCGAGGTGCGCGCGACGTTCGCCTGCGCCTCCGACGTGCTGGGCTTCGACGTGGCCGACCTCGTGCTCAACGCAGAACCCGAAAAGCTCAACGACACGCGCAACGCCCAGCCGGCGCTGTGCGCGCTGTCGGTGGCCGTCGCCCGCGCGCTCATGGCGCGCGGCGTGGAGCCGGCGGCGGTGCTGGGCTTCTCGCTCGGTCAGGTGAGCGCGCTCGCCGTGTCGGGCATGCTCGCCGACGAGGCCACGTTCGCGCTCGTGAAGGCGCGCTCGGAGCTCATGGCCGAGGCCGCTGCGGCGCATCCCGGCGCGATGAGCGCGCTGCTGAAGGCCGACGAGGATGCCGTGCAGACGCTCTGCGACGAGTGCGCCGAAGGCGACGTGCTCGTGCCGGCGAACTTCAACTGCCCGGGGCAGATCGTCGTGGCGGGCACGCCGGAGGCCGTCGAGCGCGCCGAGGAGGCGTGGGCTGCGGCGGGGAAGCGCTCGTCGCGCCTGGCCACGTCGGGCGCGTTCCACAGCCCGCTCATGGCCTCGGCTGCCGAGGGGATGGCCGCCTATTTGGAGAACGTCGAGTTCTCGGAGCCGCGCGTGCCCCTCATCTGCAACGTCACCGCCGCGCCGCTGTCCGCCGTCGACGCGCGCGAGAGCCTCGTGCGCCATCTCACGAGCCCCGTGCGCTTCGACGCGAGCGTGGTCGCGCTCGCAGCAGCCGGCGCCGACACGTTCGTCGAAGTGGGCTTCGGCGGCGTGCTGGCCAACCTCGTGAAGCGCATCGACAAGACCGCGACGCGCGCCTGCGTCCAGGACCGCGCGAGCTTCGACGTGCTCCTCGCCGCCCAGGCCGCGCCCGATTCCGAATAG
- a CDS encoding nitronate monooxygenase, whose translation MKTRITELLGIEVPVVQGAMARIADASLAGAVSEAGGLGIIACGGAPLEWVEEQVRIARSMTDKPIGANVMLMDPNAGETAELLAKLRVDVITTGAGSPANYMQLWKDAGIKVVPVVASSALAARMERLGADAVVAEGTEAGGHIGELTTMALIPAVCDAVSIPVIAAGGIADGRGMAAAFALGAEGVQVGTRFLTVDECTIADAYKDKVIAAKDADTIVTGRGSGHPVRCLKNKFARTVRKLEGDVAANGDELEAMYAGSLKRAVDGDVDNGTMMAGQSAALVHERATAAEAIAALVAEAEALGALDLCATAKLNARRGRAW comes from the coding sequence GTGAAAACGAGGATTACGGAACTGCTGGGCATCGAGGTGCCCGTCGTGCAGGGCGCGATGGCGCGCATCGCCGACGCGAGCCTGGCCGGCGCGGTGAGCGAGGCCGGCGGCCTCGGCATCATCGCGTGCGGCGGCGCGCCGCTTGAGTGGGTGGAAGAGCAGGTGCGCATCGCCCGCTCGATGACCGACAAGCCCATCGGCGCGAACGTCATGCTCATGGATCCGAACGCGGGCGAGACGGCCGAGCTTCTGGCGAAGCTGCGCGTCGACGTCATCACGACGGGCGCGGGCAGCCCGGCGAACTACATGCAGCTGTGGAAGGACGCCGGCATCAAGGTGGTGCCCGTGGTTGCCTCGAGCGCGCTGGCCGCGCGCATGGAGCGCCTCGGCGCCGACGCCGTGGTGGCCGAGGGAACCGAGGCCGGCGGCCATATCGGCGAGCTCACCACGATGGCGCTCATCCCCGCGGTGTGCGATGCCGTGTCCATCCCCGTGATCGCCGCCGGCGGCATCGCCGACGGGCGCGGCATGGCCGCAGCCTTCGCGCTGGGCGCCGAGGGCGTGCAGGTGGGCACCCGCTTCCTCACGGTGGACGAGTGCACCATCGCCGACGCTTACAAGGACAAAGTCATCGCCGCCAAGGACGCCGACACCATCGTCACGGGCCGCGGCAGCGGGCATCCCGTGCGCTGCCTCAAGAACAAGTTCGCCCGCACCGTCCGCAAGCTCGAGGGCGACGTGGCGGCCAATGGCGACGAGCTGGAGGCCATGTACGCGGGCTCGCTCAAGCGCGCCGTGGACGGCGATGTGGACAACGGCACGATGATGGCGGGGCAGTCGGCGGCGCTCGTGCACGAGCGCGCGACGGCGGCCGAGGCCATCGCGGCCCTGGTGGCCGAAGCCGAGGCGCTCGGAGCGCTCGATCTTTGCGCTACGGCGAAATTGAACGCGCGGCGCGGACGCGCATGGTAA
- a CDS encoding acyl carrier protein: MATIDTVKDVLVENLDLEADKITEEATLESLGIDSLDMVELICDLEEKCDFEFGEPEGIETVGQLVAHIDSL, from the coding sequence ATGGCTACCATCGACACCGTGAAGGACGTCCTCGTGGAGAACCTCGATCTCGAGGCCGACAAGATCACCGAGGAGGCCACGCTCGAGTCGCTCGGCATCGACTCGCTCGACATGGTCGAGCTCATCTGCGACCTCGAGGAGAAGTGCGACTTCGAGTTCGGCGAGCCCGAGGGCATCGAGACGGTGGGCCAGCTGGTCGCGCACATCGACTCGCTGTAA
- a CDS encoding MarR family winged helix-turn-helix transcriptional regulator: MDGFAMGASASRKRREDIDDLLSGTFNSILRIEEQSLDNRLTHGLTITEVHTIVAIGLHERNPMNVVAARLNVTLATLTTAVNKLANKGFVERTRAEDDRRKVLVSLTKKGKQVLRAHNLFHHQMIDEALAGLSEEEERVFAEALSKVKAFFDAQA; the protein is encoded by the coding sequence ATGGACGGTTTCGCCATGGGCGCCAGCGCGTCGCGCAAGCGACGCGAGGATATCGACGACTTGCTGTCCGGAACGTTCAACTCCATCCTGCGCATCGAGGAGCAGTCGCTCGACAACCGGCTGACGCACGGCCTCACCATCACCGAGGTGCACACCATCGTGGCCATCGGCCTGCATGAGCGCAATCCCATGAACGTGGTGGCCGCGCGCCTGAACGTGACGTTGGCCACGCTGACGACGGCGGTGAACAAGCTGGCGAACAAGGGGTTCGTCGAGCGCACGCGCGCCGAGGACGACCGGCGCAAGGTGCTCGTGTCGCTCACCAAGAAGGGCAAGCAGGTGCTGCGCGCCCACAACCTGTTCCACCACCAGATGATCGACGAGGCGCTGGCCGGTCTTTCCGAGGAGGAAGAGCGCGTGTTCGCCGAGGCGCTGTCGAAGGTGAAGGCGTTCTTCGACGCGCAGGCGTAG
- the rnr gene encoding ribonuclease R produces the protein MARTRSHTRRHPRSNPRGVLSVRGGGFGFVQTAEGEFFVPESKMAGAFDGDLVEVAPLPVQNGRKKQPHERKGDVRAGEKPAARVLRVVDRAHDTLVGRYEVAEPFGVVVPEDTRIPYDIFTMRADNPDVEDGSLVRVRITTFPSRATAATGVIEDVLGRADDERVAVDVVIARHKLETSFSEGALAEAHAAVLDEDGALASGYRDLRDRFTLTIDPADARDFDDAISIEPIEADEVPERAAGERGTGIRIVDERGFGAAAWRLGVHIADVSHYVPWNSSLDLDARRRATSVYLVDRVIPMLPDELSGDLCSLKPREARRTMTADLYLDDRARLVAYDLYPALIRSDARLSYDQAQALLDEPADDALSRKLATLSGIAKRRLAARERAGGLDFDSVEARVRLDDEGRPTGIDLREKTDATSLIEEAMILANETVALHLRDAKFPGLYRVHEQPSADSLAALVPVLQEFAWFRDIDQGDFVAGDPHVIQRVLAASAGRPEGELVSSLVLRSMKRAVYRPACAPHYGLASDAYTHFTSPIRRYPDLVVHRMLKALIGGRPEKFDQETSSLAWIAEHSSDMERVAEKAARESQELKMIEYLERFIGQSFSATVSGVATYGVYVRLDNTAEGLIPSKNLGNEYFALDPVQHRLTGQDTGTSYRLGQRLPVVLTAADPRARRLDFRPARPER, from the coding sequence ATGGCGCGGACGCGTTCCCATACGCGCCGGCACCCTCGCAGCAATCCACGGGGCGTGCTGAGCGTGCGCGGAGGCGGCTTCGGCTTCGTGCAGACGGCGGAAGGCGAGTTCTTCGTGCCGGAATCCAAGATGGCGGGCGCTTTCGACGGCGATCTCGTGGAAGTTGCGCCGCTGCCCGTGCAAAACGGGCGCAAGAAGCAGCCGCACGAGCGTAAGGGCGACGTGCGCGCGGGCGAGAAGCCGGCGGCTCGCGTGCTGCGCGTCGTCGACCGCGCCCATGACACGCTCGTCGGGCGCTACGAGGTGGCCGAGCCCTTCGGCGTGGTCGTGCCCGAGGATACGCGCATCCCCTACGACATCTTCACGATGCGCGCCGACAATCCCGACGTCGAGGACGGGTCGCTCGTGCGCGTGCGCATCACGACGTTTCCCTCCCGCGCCACGGCGGCCACCGGCGTGATCGAGGACGTGCTCGGGCGCGCCGACGACGAGCGCGTGGCGGTGGACGTGGTGATCGCCCGGCACAAGCTGGAGACCTCGTTCTCGGAGGGAGCGCTCGCCGAAGCGCACGCTGCCGTGCTCGACGAGGACGGAGCGCTGGCGTCCGGGTACCGCGACCTGCGCGATCGGTTCACGCTCACCATCGATCCGGCTGACGCGCGCGACTTCGACGACGCGATCAGCATCGAGCCCATCGAAGCCGACGAGGTGCCGGAGCGGGCGGCAGGGGAGCGGGGCACCGGCATCCGCATCGTGGACGAGCGCGGGTTCGGGGCGGCGGCGTGGCGGCTCGGCGTGCACATCGCCGACGTGTCGCACTACGTGCCGTGGAACTCCTCGCTCGACCTCGACGCGCGCCGACGCGCCACGAGCGTCTACCTCGTGGACCGCGTGATCCCCATGCTACCCGACGAGCTGTCGGGCGATCTGTGCTCGCTCAAGCCCCGCGAGGCGCGGCGCACGATGACGGCCGACCTCTATCTCGACGACCGGGCGCGCCTCGTCGCCTACGACCTGTACCCGGCGCTCATCCGCTCGGATGCGCGCCTTTCGTACGACCAGGCGCAGGCCTTGCTCGACGAGCCCGCCGACGATGCGCTGTCGCGGAAGCTCGCGACGCTCTCGGGCATCGCGAAGCGGCGTCTCGCCGCGCGCGAGAGGGCCGGCGGGCTTGACTTCGACTCGGTCGAGGCGCGCGTGCGGCTCGACGACGAGGGCCGGCCGACGGGCATCGACTTGCGAGAGAAGACCGACGCCACCTCGCTCATCGAAGAGGCGATGATCCTCGCGAACGAGACGGTCGCCCTGCACCTGCGCGACGCGAAGTTCCCCGGTCTGTACCGCGTCCACGAGCAGCCTTCGGCCGACAGCCTGGCGGCGCTCGTGCCGGTGCTCCAGGAGTTCGCGTGGTTTCGCGACATCGACCAAGGCGACTTCGTCGCGGGCGATCCGCACGTCATCCAGCGCGTGCTGGCCGCGAGCGCCGGCCGTCCCGAAGGCGAGCTCGTCTCGTCGCTCGTGCTGCGCTCGATGAAGCGCGCCGTGTATCGCCCCGCCTGCGCGCCGCACTACGGCCTGGCGAGCGATGCCTATACGCATTTCACGTCGCCCATCAGGCGCTATCCCGACCTCGTGGTGCACCGCATGCTCAAGGCCCTCATCGGCGGCCGCCCCGAGAAGTTCGACCAGGAGACGTCGTCGCTCGCGTGGATCGCCGAGCATTCCTCCGACATGGAGCGGGTTGCGGAGAAGGCCGCGCGCGAGTCGCAGGAGCTCAAGATGATCGAGTACCTCGAGCGGTTCATAGGCCAGTCGTTCTCCGCGACGGTGTCGGGCGTGGCAACGTACGGCGTGTATGTGCGCCTCGACAACACGGCCGAGGGGCTCATCCCGAGCAAGAACCTCGGAAACGAGTACTTCGCGCTCGACCCCGTGCAGCACCGGCTGACCGGGCAGGACACGGGCACGTCGTATAGGCTGGGGCAACGGCTGCCCGTCGTGCTGACGGCGGCCGACCCGCGTGCGCGGCGCCTGGACTTCCGTCCGGCGCGCCCCGAGCGGTAG
- a CDS encoding S41 family peptidase: MAKHTDTSQLAASARRARARNMRLIKACAVVIVVGVAFVAGFTARGDASLLESLGFTSLVVDVDRNPGSTTSGDTYDSLGARVEEVEGIIENDSLDAYDLGMATTNVLNALSDTTEDAYLRYYDPARYAALLQDSAEQSAGIGVLFSEYKGRAYAADVFEGSAAQMADVRSGDFVVAIDGDRGHEWTTNEVTSALKREEGESVVITWRRAESLDDEGGEEFTTTLVCSNYAVKNVETELSDTVGYIKLKQITQNAADLVKSAVTDLEAQGATSFVLDIRDNPGGFLTQSVDTASLFVKSGTIVKIQTKAEETSKTSSRPYATEKPLVVLVNGKTAASAEVLAAALQDNQRATLVGSTTLGKGSVQVTRDLSFGGALRYTAAYYKSPLGHDIDGAGVTPDVMVGLADGEDNQKALAIETAQSLVKS; the protein is encoded by the coding sequence ATGGCCAAGCATACTGACACTTCGCAACTTGCGGCGTCCGCGCGCCGAGCGCGGGCCCGCAACATGCGCCTCATCAAGGCGTGTGCCGTCGTCATCGTCGTGGGCGTCGCCTTCGTCGCGGGTTTCACCGCGCGAGGCGACGCTTCGCTTCTCGAGTCGCTCGGCTTCACGTCGCTCGTCGTCGACGTCGATCGCAACCCGGGCTCCACGACGTCGGGCGACACTTACGACTCGCTCGGCGCGCGCGTGGAGGAGGTCGAGGGCATTATCGAGAACGACAGCCTCGACGCCTACGATCTGGGCATGGCCACGACCAACGTGCTGAACGCCCTGTCCGACACGACGGAGGACGCCTACCTGCGCTACTACGATCCGGCGCGCTACGCGGCGCTGTTGCAGGACAGCGCCGAGCAGTCGGCGGGCATCGGCGTGCTGTTCTCGGAGTACAAGGGGCGCGCTTACGCGGCCGACGTGTTCGAGGGGTCGGCCGCTCAGATGGCCGACGTGCGCAGCGGCGATTTCGTGGTGGCCATCGACGGCGACCGCGGGCACGAATGGACCACGAACGAGGTGACCTCCGCGCTCAAGCGCGAGGAGGGCGAGAGCGTCGTCATAACCTGGCGGCGCGCCGAGAGCCTCGACGACGAGGGCGGCGAGGAGTTCACCACGACGCTCGTGTGCTCGAACTACGCCGTGAAGAACGTGGAGACCGAGCTTTCCGACACGGTGGGCTACATCAAGCTGAAGCAGATCACGCAGAACGCGGCCGACCTTGTGAAGAGCGCCGTGACCGATCTCGAGGCACAGGGCGCCACATCGTTCGTGCTCGACATCCGCGACAATCCCGGCGGCTTCCTCACGCAGTCGGTGGACACCGCCAGCCTGTTCGTGAAGAGCGGCACCATCGTGAAGATCCAGACGAAGGCCGAGGAGACGTCCAAGACCTCCTCGCGGCCCTACGCGACCGAGAAGCCCCTCGTCGTGCTCGTGAACGGAAAGACGGCCGCGTCGGCCGAGGTGCTGGCCGCGGCGCTGCAGGACAACCAGCGCGCCACGCTCGTGGGGTCGACGACGCTCGGCAAGGGGTCGGTGCAGGTGACACGCGATTTGAGCTTCGGCGGCGCGCTGCGCTACACGGCCGCCTACTACAAGAGCCCGCTCGGCCACGATATCGACGGCGCGGGAGTCACGCCCGACGTGATGGTGGGCCTGGCCGACGGCGAGGACAACCAGAAAGCGCTTGCCATCGAAACCGCCCAGTCCCTTGTGAAGAGCTAG
- the ftsX gene encoding permease-like cell division protein FtsX: protein MSSFFYFIKESAKGFTRNLSTALGSIVTIFLSLLIIGVFLVGGFVIEKLVSSVENEVSITAYVADDASDADIQTVESFIEGLDGVASVGFTNKDQALEKFRETSTSDIIDTLDGQNPLPRSIDVELSDPQLVEQVASAIRGNTTYQQIIGYDTVDQSLKYGQQTVDRLFTLTNYVRYIGIALVALLIFIAMVFINNTIRLAILARRKEIAIMRLVGASNGFIRGPFLMEGALHAIIGSLLAVGCLELVRTLALPKLQSALMFLNFDLSLNTFLFIYAVLVGAGLLIGLLGSAFAMRRYLKV from the coding sequence ATGTCTAGTTTCTTCTACTTTATCAAGGAGTCCGCCAAGGGCTTCACGCGCAACCTGTCGACGGCGCTGGGGTCCATCGTGACCATCTTCCTGTCGCTGCTCATCATCGGCGTGTTCCTCGTCGGCGGCTTCGTCATCGAGAAGCTCGTGTCGTCGGTGGAGAACGAGGTGTCCATCACGGCCTACGTGGCCGACGACGCCTCCGACGCCGACATCCAGACGGTCGAGAGCTTCATCGAGGGCCTCGACGGCGTGGCGTCGGTGGGCTTCACGAACAAGGATCAAGCGCTCGAGAAGTTCCGCGAGACGTCGACGTCCGACATCATCGACACGCTCGACGGCCAGAACCCGCTGCCGCGCTCGATCGACGTGGAACTGTCCGACCCGCAGCTGGTGGAGCAGGTGGCCTCCGCGATTCGCGGCAACACCACGTACCAGCAGATCATCGGGTACGACACGGTCGACCAGTCGCTCAAGTACGGCCAGCAGACGGTCGATCGCCTGTTCACGCTCACGAACTACGTGCGCTACATCGGCATCGCGCTCGTGGCGCTGCTCATCTTCATCGCGATGGTGTTCATCAACAACACCATCCGCCTGGCCATCTTGGCGCGCCGCAAGGAGATCGCCATCATGCGCCTCGTGGGCGCGTCGAACGGCTTCATCCGCGGGCCCTTCCTCATGGAAGGCGCGCTGCACGCCATCATCGGCTCGCTTTTGGCGGTGGGTTGCCTGGAGCTCGTGCGCACGCTCGCGCTGCCGAAGCTGCAGAGCGCGCTCATGTTCCTCAACTTCGACCTGAGCCTGAACACCTTCCTGTTCATCTACGCCGTGCTCGTCGGCGCGGGCCTGCTCATCGGCCTGCTCGGTTCGGCGTTCGCCATGCGCCGCTACCTCAAGGTTTAA
- the ftsE gene encoding cell division ATP-binding protein FtsE codes for MTNDISQGVPARPVRRSGAHAAPARQTTSQLSASLPVLEVDDIPQQTGTPVITFDHVTKVYPAQPNKPALNDISLQIYAGEFIFLVGHSGSGKSTFIRMLIREVKPSQGHIYVADEDLTTMRNWRVPYLRRNIGCVFQDFKLLPNKTVFENVAFALEVIGKSRHVIKTQVPEVLRLVGLQDKLNKRPDQLSGGEQQRVSIARAIVNRPPLLVCDEPTGNLDPQTSRGIMDLLERINRTGTTVLVATHDREMVDNMRRRVIALDRGHLTRDQDRGVYGFDV; via the coding sequence GTGACGAACGACATCAGCCAAGGGGTTCCTGCGCGTCCCGTGCGACGCAGCGGCGCCCACGCGGCGCCCGCGCGGCAGACTACGTCGCAGCTTTCTGCGTCGCTGCCGGTGCTGGAAGTCGATGACATCCCCCAGCAGACAGGCACGCCGGTCATCACGTTCGACCACGTGACGAAGGTATATCCCGCGCAGCCCAACAAGCCGGCGCTCAACGACATATCGCTGCAGATCTACGCAGGCGAGTTCATCTTCCTCGTGGGCCATTCCGGTTCCGGAAAGTCCACGTTCATCCGCATGCTCATCCGCGAGGTGAAGCCCTCGCAGGGCCACATCTACGTCGCCGACGAGGACCTGACCACCATGCGCAACTGGCGCGTGCCTTATCTGCGTCGCAACATCGGCTGCGTGTTCCAGGACTTCAAGCTCCTGCCGAACAAGACCGTGTTCGAGAACGTCGCGTTCGCGCTCGAGGTCATCGGCAAGAGCCGCCACGTCATCAAGACGCAGGTGCCCGAGGTGCTGCGCCTCGTCGGCCTGCAGGACAAGCTCAACAAGCGTCCCGACCAGCTGTCCGGCGGCGAGCAGCAGCGCGTGTCCATCGCGCGCGCCATCGTGAACCGCCCGCCGCTGCTCGTGTGCGACGAGCCCACCGGCAACCTCGACCCGCAGACGTCGCGCGGCATCATGGACCTGCTCGAGCGCATCAACCGCACGGGCACCACGGTGCTCGTGGCGACGCACGACCGCGAGATGGTGGACAACATGCGCCGGCGCGTCATCGCGCTCGACCGCGGACACCTCACCCGCGACCAGGATCGGGGGGTGTACGGTTTCGATGTCTAG
- a CDS encoding transketolase family protein, which produces MVKLANETESQVKRATRAAYGVTLAELANEGLPVVAVDADLTGSTTTKKLADAGFADRLFNCGIAEQNMVDVAAGLAATGHIAYTGSFAVFGTGRAYDQIRNTVCYSNLDVKVAPTHAGISVGPDGGSHQMLEDVSLMRGLPNMRVLVPADYAAARAAIRLAAETPGPVYVRMGRASVPAVYADGVELELGRAYVLREGADATIVACGVEVEQALKAAEMLAAEGIEAEVIDAFSVKPLDEDTILASVGKTGRAVVAEEHSVFGGLGSAVAETLARTNPAPVEFVGMRDQFGKSGEFEELLDYFNLGSRAIVEAVKKVMAR; this is translated from the coding sequence GTGGTTAAGCTGGCAAACGAAACGGAGTCCCAGGTCAAGCGCGCCACGCGTGCCGCATACGGCGTCACGCTGGCCGAGCTGGCGAACGAGGGCCTGCCCGTGGTGGCCGTGGACGCCGATTTGACGGGTTCCACCACCACGAAGAAGCTCGCCGACGCGGGCTTCGCCGATCGCCTGTTCAACTGCGGCATCGCCGAGCAGAACATGGTGGACGTGGCCGCCGGCCTCGCCGCGACCGGCCACATCGCCTACACCGGCTCGTTCGCCGTGTTCGGCACGGGCCGCGCCTACGACCAGATCCGCAACACCGTGTGCTACAGCAACCTCGATGTGAAGGTCGCTCCCACGCACGCCGGCATCTCCGTCGGCCCCGACGGCGGAAGCCATCAGATGCTCGAGGACGTCTCGCTCATGCGCGGGCTCCCGAACATGCGCGTGCTCGTGCCGGCCGACTACGCCGCCGCCCGCGCGGCCATCCGCCTCGCGGCCGAAACGCCGGGCCCCGTGTACGTGCGCATGGGCCGCGCGTCGGTGCCGGCCGTCTACGCCGACGGCGTCGAGCTCGAACTGGGCCGCGCCTACGTGCTGCGCGAGGGCGCGGACGCCACCATCGTCGCGTGCGGCGTGGAAGTGGAGCAGGCGCTCAAGGCCGCCGAGATGCTGGCCGCCGAGGGAATCGAGGCGGAGGTCATCGACGCGTTCAGCGTGAAGCCGCTCGACGAGGACACGATCCTCGCGTCGGTGGGGAAGACGGGGCGCGCCGTGGTCGCCGAGGAGCACAGCGTGTTCGGCGGCCTCGGGTCGGCCGTTGCCGAGACGCTCGCGCGCACGAATCCGGCCCCGGTCGAGTTCGTGGGCATGCGCGATCAGTTCGGCAAATCGGGCGAGTTCGAGGAGCTGCTCGACTACTTCAACCTGGGGTCGAGGGCGATTGTCGAAGCTGTGAAGAAGGTTATGGCCCGATAG
- a CDS encoding transketolase, producing MTELERRANEMRSDIVRMIAEAGSGHPGGSLSCADILVALYFGGVLEHDPARPDWDERDRFILAKGHAAPALYAVLASAGYFPREELLTLRKLGTRLQGHPDSSLVPGVEVSTGSLGQGLSVAAGAAAGLKLDGKEQTVFALLGDGECQEGQVWEAAMFAAHRGLDNLVAVVDRNCLQIDGDTADVCDPGDLVAKFQAFGWEAGEVDGHDIPALVEALATAKAARDGRPHVLIARTVKGKGVSFMENQAGWHGKAPSPEQTETALAELAALSGEEPSRG from the coding sequence ATGACCGAACTTGAACGGCGGGCGAACGAGATGCGCTCCGACATCGTGCGCATGATCGCGGAAGCGGGCAGCGGGCATCCGGGCGGATCGCTGTCGTGCGCCGACATCCTCGTGGCGCTCTACTTCGGAGGAGTGCTCGAGCACGATCCCGCGCGTCCCGACTGGGACGAACGCGACCGCTTCATCCTGGCGAAGGGCCATGCGGCGCCGGCGCTGTACGCGGTGCTCGCGAGCGCGGGGTACTTCCCGCGCGAGGAGCTGCTCACGCTGCGCAAGCTGGGCACGCGCCTGCAGGGCCACCCCGACTCGAGCCTCGTGCCCGGCGTCGAGGTGTCCACGGGCTCGCTCGGCCAGGGACTGTCCGTCGCGGCGGGTGCCGCGGCCGGCCTCAAGCTGGACGGTAAGGAACAGACCGTGTTCGCCCTGCTCGGCGACGGCGAGTGCCAGGAAGGCCAGGTGTGGGAGGCTGCCATGTTCGCGGCGCACCGGGGCCTCGACAACCTCGTGGCCGTCGTGGACCGCAACTGCCTGCAGATCGACGGCGACACGGCCGACGTGTGCGACCCGGGCGACCTCGTGGCGAAGTTCCAGGCCTTCGGCTGGGAGGCGGGCGAAGTGGACGGCCACGACATCCCCGCGCTCGTGGAGGCGCTCGCGACGGCGAAAGCGGCCCGCGACGGCAGGCCCCATGTTTTGATCGCGCGCACGGTGAAGGGCAAGGGCGTGTCGTTCATGGAGAATCAGGCGGGCTGGCACGGCAAGGCGCCTTCGCCCGAGCAGACCGAGACCGCGCTGGCCGAGCTGGCGGCGCTGAGTGGAGAGGAGCCCAGCCGTGGTTAA
- the prfB gene encoding peptide chain release factor 2: MADRDEKDLEQVAQRVEAAHGYLHIEERAVELAKLDEEIARPGFWDDAAHAQSVSKQASVLRDTIAEYQEAATLLDDARAAFDLASEDELFAEEASEALDKLDELLDALEISSWFSERFDGGDAILTVNPGSGGLEAQDWTDMLYRMYVRYAEKKNWKVTVLDVVPGEGIGLDKATIQIEGRNAFGMLKSENGVHRLVRISPTDDKKRRHTTFAGVEVLPVLPDDIEVDLNPSDVRVDVYRSSGPGGQCVNTTDSAVRLTHIPTNIVVTCQNEKSQLQNKEAAFRVLKAKLYEREEQKRAEELAQLRGDRMDSTFGSQIRNYVLYPYQMVKDVRSGIETGNVEAVLDGDLDEFVIGYHRWRVSQ; this comes from the coding sequence ATGGCAGACAGAGACGAAAAAGACTTGGAGCAGGTCGCGCAGCGCGTCGAAGCGGCGCACGGCTACCTGCACATCGAAGAGCGCGCGGTCGAGCTGGCGAAGCTCGACGAGGAGATAGCGCGGCCCGGCTTCTGGGACGACGCCGCGCACGCGCAGAGCGTGTCGAAGCAGGCCAGCGTGCTGCGCGACACCATCGCCGAATATCAGGAGGCGGCGACGCTGCTCGACGACGCGCGCGCCGCGTTCGACCTCGCATCCGAAGACGAGCTGTTCGCCGAAGAGGCTTCCGAGGCCCTCGACAAGCTCGACGAGCTGCTCGACGCGCTCGAGATCAGCTCGTGGTTCTCGGAGCGCTTCGACGGCGGCGACGCCATCCTCACGGTGAACCCCGGTTCCGGCGGCCTCGAGGCCCAGGACTGGACCGACATGCTCTACCGCATGTACGTGCGCTACGCCGAGAAGAAGAACTGGAAGGTCACCGTGCTCGACGTGGTGCCCGGCGAGGGCATCGGGCTGGACAAGGCAACCATCCAGATCGAGGGCCGCAACGCCTTCGGCATGCTGAAAAGCGAGAACGGCGTGCACCGCCTCGTGCGCATCAGCCCCACCGACGACAAGAAGCGCCGCCACACCACGTTCGCGGGCGTGGAGGTGCTGCCGGTGCTGCCCGACGACATCGAGGTGGACCTCAACCCCTCCGACGTGCGCGTGGACGTGTACCGTTCGAGCGGCCCTGGCGGCCAGTGCGTCAACACCACCGACTCGGCGGTGCGCCTCACGCATATTCCCACGAACATCGTCGTGACGTGCCAAAACGAGAAATCCCAGCTGCAGAACAAGGAAGCCGCGTTTCGCGTGCTCAAGGCGAAGCTCTACGAGCGCGAGGAGCAGAAGCGCGCCGAAGAGCTCGCGCAGCTGCGCGGCGATCGCATGGATTCGACGTTCGGCAGCCAGATCCGCAACTACGTGCTGTACCCCTATCAGATGGTGAAGGACGTGCGCAGCGGCATCGAGACCGGCAACGTTGAAGCCGTGCTCGACGGGGATTTGGACGAGTTCGTGATAGGCTATCACCGGTGGAGAGTGTCGCAATAA